A genomic stretch from Anaerolinea thermophila UNI-1 includes:
- a CDS encoding Hsp20/alpha crystallin family protein — protein MAEETKSIEIKKETPLAEEKTERIRERRVYLPRTDIYETRDDLVLVMDLPGADEKSVDIMLEKNVLTIKAYPTFERPENYTLAYAEYGEGDFERSFALSDEIDREHIEARVKNGTLYLRLPKAGAAKPTKIEVKAG, from the coding sequence AAGAGACCAAATCGATTGAAATCAAGAAAGAAACTCCGCTGGCTGAGGAAAAGACCGAGCGCATCCGCGAGCGCCGCGTGTACCTGCCCCGCACCGACATCTACGAAACCCGCGATGACCTGGTGCTGGTGATGGACCTGCCGGGCGCCGATGAGAAGAGTGTCGATATCATGCTGGAAAAGAACGTGCTGACCATCAAAGCCTATCCGACCTTTGAGCGCCCTGAGAACTACACGCTGGCGTATGCGGAGTACGGCGAAGGCGATTTTGAACGCTCATTCGCCCTGTCGGATGAAATTGACCGCGAGCATATTGAAGCCCGTGTCAAGAACGGTACGCTGTACCTGCGCTTGCCCAAAGCCGGTGCAGCCAAGCCGACCAAAATTGAGGTCAAAGCCGGATAA